One window from the genome of Gimesia aquarii encodes:
- a CDS encoding golvesin C-terminal-like domain-containing protein: MGQVQSWMIPLAVILLSQVPTLAKDSTTQQKPHPDAVANSHAPGEVDKPELVPFVVSDPAKLPGIVIDETEAQLIGTWQYSTHTPPYVGLGYLHDQKKGKGKKAVVYTPKLPKSGRYEVRLSHCYNIRRSTNTPITIHHADGEKTIRINQQKIPEYKKLFRKLGVFRFRAGKSGWVKISNEGTDGKYVIADAVQFLYMGD; this comes from the coding sequence ATGGGGCAAGTTCAGAGCTGGATGATCCCGTTGGCAGTCATCCTGCTATCACAAGTACCAACGCTCGCAAAGGATTCTACCACTCAACAAAAACCGCATCCCGACGCTGTCGCAAACTCGCACGCGCCCGGCGAAGTCGATAAGCCGGAACTCGTTCCGTTCGTCGTGTCTGATCCTGCAAAATTACCTGGAATTGTCATCGATGAAACAGAGGCCCAATTAATCGGAACCTGGCAGTATTCAACTCATACTCCCCCCTATGTAGGACTCGGCTATCTACACGACCAGAAGAAAGGCAAAGGGAAGAAAGCAGTCGTTTATACGCCTAAACTTCCCAAATCAGGCCGCTACGAAGTACGGCTCTCACATTGTTATAACATCCGCAGATCAACGAACACTCCGATTACCATACATCATGCTGACGGAGAAAAAACAATACGCATCAATCAACAAAAAATTCCCGAATATAAAAAACTGTTCCGCAAGTTGGGAGTCTTTCGATTCAGAGCAGGGAAATCAGGCTGGGTCAAAATATCCAACGAGGGCACAGACGGAAAATATGTCATCGCCGATGCAGTCCAGTTTTTATATATGGGTGATTGA
- the pcp gene encoding pyroglutamyl-peptidase I, with protein sequence MTKVLVTGFDAFGTTPVNPAGSVARKLDGMTINGATVIAKIAPAAFFKSIEYVKEVIADIQPDVVIMLGEYGGRSMITVERIANNFNDATRYQLVDNEGCGLQDQPTDPEGPVGYYTTLPIRAIVKAMRAAGVPADISDTPGTFVCNHLMYGILHHIATENLNIRAGWIHLPHLPSVAAMECHLGAPSMSEETAVAGMTAGIEAILEHTEDIHDPIRSLWQI encoded by the coding sequence ATGACAAAAGTACTTGTAACCGGATTTGACGCCTTTGGAACGACTCCTGTGAATCCTGCGGGAAGTGTTGCCAGAAAACTGGACGGAATGACGATCAACGGGGCGACTGTGATAGCCAAAATCGCTCCCGCGGCCTTTTTTAAATCGATTGAATATGTCAAAGAAGTGATTGCAGATATTCAGCCGGACGTAGTCATAATGCTGGGAGAATACGGTGGTCGATCCATGATCACGGTGGAGCGGATCGCGAATAACTTTAACGATGCCACACGTTACCAACTTGTTGATAATGAAGGTTGCGGACTTCAAGATCAGCCGACCGATCCTGAAGGGCCCGTTGGTTATTATACAACGCTGCCCATTCGCGCGATTGTGAAAGCAATGCGGGCAGCAGGGGTTCCCGCTGACATTTCAGATACGCCGGGAACCTTTGTCTGTAATCATTTGATGTATGGTATCCTGCACCATATTGCGACGGAGAATCTTAATATCCGAGCCGGTTGGATTCACCTGCCACATCTTCCCAGTGTTGCCGCTATGGAATGTCATCTGGGTGCTCCAAGTATGTCCGAAGAAACGGCGGTTGCCGGTATGACAGCTGGCATTGAAGCGATCTTGGAACATACAGAAGACATTCACGATCCGATTCGATCCCTGTGGCAGATCTGA
- a CDS encoding RNA polymerase sigma factor yields MESPVPDTRNSLILRLPDKRDVEAWDQFVSIYEPLVYRLARAKGLQDADAREVVQEVLVSVSCAIERWEFEPERGRFRDWLFRIARNLMIKYLTRRKYRSIGTGDSGMAQILEQQADSVSEEEESTHFDLEFRREVFRWAAEQVREQVKERTWQAFWLSSIEGQETTDVAQKLEMSVGAVHIARSRIRSRLRETIKTLEQNEEENSHHTTRGKDRDESSKTC; encoded by the coding sequence ATGGAATCACCAGTCCCTGATACTCGAAACAGCCTGATTCTGCGACTACCTGACAAACGAGATGTCGAGGCATGGGATCAGTTTGTATCGATTTATGAACCGCTGGTGTACCGGCTGGCGCGGGCAAAAGGTTTGCAGGATGCGGATGCCCGGGAAGTTGTGCAGGAAGTCCTTGTATCGGTTTCATGTGCGATTGAACGATGGGAGTTTGAACCGGAACGCGGTCGATTTCGTGACTGGCTGTTTCGGATAGCCCGCAATTTAATGATCAAGTATTTGACTCGTCGGAAGTACCGCTCGATTGGCACTGGGGACTCAGGCATGGCGCAAATCCTGGAACAGCAAGCCGACTCAGTCAGTGAAGAAGAAGAGTCAACTCATTTTGATTTGGAATTTCGACGTGAAGTGTTTCGGTGGGCGGCAGAACAGGTCCGGGAACAGGTAAAAGAGCGTACCTGGCAAGCGTTTTGGCTGTCGAGCATTGAAGGGCAAGAGACAACAGACGTCGCACAAAAACTCGAAATGAGCGTTGGTGCAGTTCACATTGCCCGCAGCCGCATTCGAAGTCGTTTGCGGGAAACGATCAAAACACTGGAACAGAACGAAGAAGAAAATTCTCATCACACCACGCGAGGTAAAGACCGTGACGAGTCATCTAAAACATGCTGA
- a CDS encoding serine/threonine-protein kinase: MTSHLKHADDAELQILLYGDEDSNEYRTAAAHVENCEVCQKRLNTAAGPAQLDVETRELLSDYPWKELSNSRTGFQSIDGTHNQSEHLAFLNPPNHPEMLGRLGRYEVERVIGSGGMGLVLKAFDSELNRPVAIKVLAQHLAHSGAARQRFARESRAAAAVVHEHVVAIHNVEADDESPFLVMQYVAGESLQARVDREGPLDAKEIMRIGIQAASGLAAAHEQGVIHRDVKPANILLEQGIERILLTDFGLARTVDDASLTHTGIIAGTPHYMSPEQANGDTIDHRTDLFSLGSVLYFMATGRPPFRAERAMGVLNRVCHDTHRPVWQVNSDIPDDLSDIIDRLLEKKASRRFESAIEVRESLVRLLARTQQYGTRHRSHIMKLIRRRPFLTSGAFFCLISVIAIASMFVSPKVVRTERSSTPPPETVVSESDITLAQQDQAIAAESAAYSAAAHDISERLRQLEIISNAGQFAQPVNDEFWHNSESIKAHLDQLERDAFRDPLNSSIKEE; this comes from the coding sequence GTGACGAGTCATCTAAAACATGCTGACGATGCAGAGCTGCAAATTTTGCTCTATGGAGACGAAGACAGCAATGAATATCGCACAGCGGCAGCGCATGTAGAGAATTGTGAAGTATGTCAAAAGCGACTCAACACAGCTGCAGGACCGGCACAACTTGATGTGGAAACCAGAGAGTTACTCAGTGATTATCCCTGGAAAGAGTTATCAAACAGTCGCACAGGTTTTCAAAGTATCGATGGAACACACAACCAATCAGAACACCTGGCCTTTCTAAACCCACCGAATCATCCTGAGATGCTTGGCCGTCTTGGGCGATACGAGGTTGAGCGCGTGATTGGTTCCGGTGGGATGGGGCTTGTGCTAAAGGCCTTTGACTCTGAATTGAATCGCCCGGTGGCCATCAAAGTACTGGCACAGCATCTGGCACATAGCGGAGCCGCGCGACAACGTTTCGCCAGAGAATCACGGGCGGCTGCAGCCGTAGTGCATGAGCACGTCGTCGCGATTCATAATGTGGAAGCCGACGATGAGAGCCCTTTCCTCGTAATGCAGTATGTTGCAGGCGAGTCGTTGCAGGCGCGTGTTGACCGGGAAGGACCGCTCGACGCAAAAGAAATCATGCGCATTGGCATTCAGGCCGCATCCGGACTCGCAGCAGCACATGAACAGGGAGTGATCCACCGTGATGTCAAACCTGCAAATATCCTACTGGAGCAAGGCATTGAACGCATTCTACTCACCGACTTCGGATTAGCAAGAACCGTCGATGATGCCAGCCTCACTCATACAGGGATCATCGCCGGCACACCTCACTATATGTCACCTGAGCAGGCAAACGGCGACACAATTGACCATCGTACGGATCTCTTCAGTCTTGGGTCAGTACTCTACTTCATGGCCACAGGTCGGCCACCGTTTAGGGCCGAACGAGCAATGGGTGTACTCAATCGAGTTTGTCACGACACGCATCGTCCGGTATGGCAGGTCAATAGTGACATTCCCGACGACTTATCGGACATCATCGACCGACTGCTGGAGAAAAAGGCGTCGCGCCGATTTGAGAGTGCCATTGAAGTCCGGGAATCGCTGGTTCGATTGCTTGCCAGAACACAACAGTATGGAACACGTCACCGAAGCCATATCATGAAATTGATTCGACGGCGTCCGTTTCTTACCAGCGGAGCATTCTTCTGTCTGATCTCAGTCATCGCTATAGCGTCGATGTTTGTGTCACCAAAAGTGGTACGCACAGAAAGATCTTCGACACCGCCACCAGAGACCGTTGTATCAGAGAGTGACATTACACTGGCTCAGCAAGATCAAGCGATCGCCGCAGAGTCCGCTGCATATTCCGCAGCAGCCCATGACATTTCAGAACGCCTTCGGCAACTCGAAATCATCTCGAACGCAGGACAGTTTGCACAACCAGTAAATGATGAATTCTGGCACAACTCTGAGTCGATTAAAGCACATTTAGACCAATTGGAACGTGATGCATTCCGCGATCCTTTAAACTCTTCAATTAAGGAAGAATAA